GCACCGAGCCCGCCACCAGCAGGAGCACTCCCAGGTCGAAGATCAGCGAAGACGGCAACCGGTACGTGCCGATCGCCAACAGGGTATGCTGTAGCAGCGGTTTCCCGACGACCAGTGGGATGGCGGACGAGCCCGCGGCCAGCGCCAGTCCAACCGCCATGAGGATGTCCCAGCGGCGGGACAGCAGGATGGCGCCGAAGGCCTGCGAGCGCAGCACTACCGCGGCTGAGACCATCAGCCCGCCGACGAACCCTCCGCCCGGGCCGTAGTGGCCGGTGGCCAACAGCAAGAACGCGTAGGCCACGATCACCGGCGAGACGACGCGCGCGATGGTGCGCAGGATCGGCGAGGTGAGCGGCACGCCCTCCTGCGCGTCACGCCGCTTCCGGCGTGCCGCGGCTAGCCGCCATGGCGCCAGCGAGATGATCCCGAGCGCGGCGATGGCCAGCACGCTGATCTCGCCCATTGTGTCCCAGCCGCGGAAGTCCACGATGATCAGGTTCACGATGTTCTTTCCGCCGGCCTGGGCGGCGTGCGCAAAGAACTCGCCGGATATGCGCTGGAGCCCGGACACGTCGGCAACCATCGCGGCCATCACCGCGCTGACCCCACCGGCCACGATCGCCACCATCCAGTCGGACACCGGCCGGGCCTGAGGATAACCGACGTCGCTCTTGCCCAGCGCGGTAATCGCCACCAGGAAGAGCACGAGCGAAACCGTCTCTATGACCGCCTGGGTGATGGCGATGTCCGGTGCGCTGAGCAGCAGGTAGATCAGACTGACCGAGTATCCTGCCGCGCCCAGCGCCAGCACGGCCCCCAGCAGCAGCCGCAGGCGCACGGCCGCGACCGCAGCGGCCATAGCCACGACCACGGTGATCGCGGGACCGAGTTCGTGGTCCCCGGTGAGGAGGGGTGCAGCGATCCCTGTGCGGAGGAACCCGACGGCCACGAGCGCCGTGGCCGTGCCCGTTATGTAGACGAGGTAGTCACGAAGGCGGCCGGTGAGATACAGCCCTGTCAGGAACTTCGAGCCATCCAGGGTGGCAGCGTACAGCCGGTCGTAGAGCAGTCCCGCGCTCAGCCACTGCGCGCCTCGCTCCAGCCGTTCCGCCAGGGGATGCAGGATGAAGAACAGCCATCCGCCGGCCAGCGCAACGGTCGTAACCGCGGCCGCGGTTAGCGTCGGGCCGTGCCAGAGGGCCACGGGCTGCGGTGCCCCGGTGATCGCCGCCGCGGCAAGGGCCGAGAGGCGCTCGATAGTGCGCGGAGCCAGTCCGAACAGAAGCGCCAGGAGCGCCAGGACGCCGGCAGGCATCCACAGCAGCACCGGGGGCTCGTGCACGGCTTCAGGCGTTCGGAGGAGCGGCGCACCGGCACGGTCCTTGCCGCGACGTGGTTGCGGTGCCCTGCCCAGGAAGACCCACATGTACCGGGCGCCGTACGCCAGCGAGAGCGCTCCGGACAGAATCACGGCGCCGGTGGCGAACCACGAACCCCCGAACCACGAACCCGCGATCCAGGGGCCCGCGTTCCAGGTACCGCGCAGGAAGGCTTCTACCGCCGCCTCCTTGCTGAGGAACCCTCCGAAGGGAGGCAGGCCGGCCATCGAGAGTGCCGCCAGCGCCGCGATACCGAATGTGACCGGCATTGCCCGGCGCAGTCCGCCCAGGCGGGCAATCACCCGTGTGCCGGTCTCGTGCTCGACCGCTCCGGCGACCAGGAAGAGCGTGCCCTTGAAC
This genomic window from Armatimonadota bacterium contains:
- a CDS encoding DUF4040 domain-containing protein, which codes for LLARLLPVLGGTALWVAVVTPVGLATLLAGAALALVQTDLKGLLAYSTVGALGLATALLGWGTPAAAAAAMVFVLNHAAFKGTLFLVAGAVEHETGTRVIARLGGLRRAMPVTFGIAALAALSMAGLPPFGGFLSKEAAVEAFLRGTWNAGPWIAGSWFGGSWFATGAVILSGALSLAYGARYMWVFLGRAPQPRRGKDRAGAPLLRTPEAVHEPPVLLWMPAGVLALLALLFGLAPRTIERLSALAAAAITGAPQPVALWHGPTLTAAAVTTVALAGGWLFFILHPLAERLERGAQWLSAGLLYDRLYAATLDGSKFLTGLYLTGRLRDYLVYITGTATALVAVGFLRTGIAAPLLTGDHELGPAITVVVAMAAAVAAVRLRLLLGAVLALGAAGYSVSLIYLLLSAPDIAITQAVIETVSLVLFLVAITALGKSDVGYPQARPVSDWMVAIVAGGVSAVMAAMVADVSGLQRISGEFFAHAAQAGGKNIVNLIIVDFRGWDTMGEISVLAIAALGIISLAPWRLAAARRKRRDAQEGVPLTSPILRTIARVVSPVIVAYAFLLLATGHYGPGGGFVGGLMVSAAVVLRSQAFGAILLSRRWDILMAVGLALAAGSSAIPLVVGKPLLQHTLLAIGTYRLPSSLIFDLGVLLLVAGSVLSALRSLVEAVEAG